GTAAAAACTCTTAAATCTCTTGGATACAGGGTTGTTCTCATCAACTCCAACCCGGCAACCATCATGACCGATCCCGGTTTTGCCGACCGAACCTACATTGAACCAATTACTGAAGATGTTGTCTATAAAATCATTCAACAAGAGAAGGTCGATGCTATTTTACCTACGATGGGTGGTCAAACGGCGCTCAATGTGGCAATGAGCATGTACGAGAAGGGAATGCTCGAGGGTGTTGAATTCTTGGGAGCAAAGCCCGAAGCGATCAAGAAGGGTGAAGATAGGCAGGCCTTCAAAGAGGCGATGCTAAAGATTGGTATGGATTTGCCAAAAAGCCGGTATGCCTACAGTATGGAAGAGGCAATGGAAGCGGCTGCCGAGATCGGCTTTCCTCTCATCATCCGAGCTTCCTATACTCTTGCAGGTGGTGGAAGTGGAGTTGCATACAATATCGATGAATTTAAAACATTGGCTGCAAAAGGATTAGAGGCAAGTCCGATCAATGAGATATTGATTGAAGAGAGCCTCCTTGGATGGAAAGAGTATGAGATGGAGGTGATTCGAGACAAGGAGGATAACTGTATTATCGTCTGCTCCATCGAAAACCTTGATCCTATGGGGGTTCATACTGGAGATTCCATTACTGTTGCACCTGCTCTTACGCTTACCGATAAAGAATATCAAAGAATGAGGGATGCTTCATTTGCAATTTTGAGAGAAATTGGTGTAGATACTGGGGGGAGTAACGTTCAATTTGCCGTCAATCCGAAAACAGGCAGAATGATTGTTATCGAGATGAACCCAAGAGTTTCTAGAAGCAGTGCACTCGCTTCCAAAGCGACTGGTTATCCAATTGCCAAAGTAGCTACTTTGCTTGCTGTCGGGTATACATTAGATGAGATTGAAAATGATATTACAGGAACTGCTGCAAGTTTTGAACCGACGATTGATTATATCGTAACAAAAATACCTCGATTTACCTTTGAAAAATTTCCTATGGCTGATTCAACCCTCACTACTTCCATGAAAAGTGTCGGTGAGGTGATGGCGATAGGAAGAACCTTCAAAGAGTCCATACAAAAAGGGCTTTGCTCCCTGGAGACTGGTCTTAGCGGATTTGAAAAAATCGAAGCCGATATCGATACCATTCGAAGAGAAATCAGAAGACCGAACGAAAAAAGACTTCTATATGTGGCTCAGGGATTTCGAGAAGGCTTGAGTGTAGAAGAGATTCATGAACTTTCCAAAATCGATCCCTGGTTTTTGTACCAAATCGAAGAGATAGTTGCGTTTGAAAAGCAAATCGATCTTGATATTTTGCAAAATGAAGAACTTCTAAGAAGAGCTAAAACCTATGGCTTTAGCGATAAGATGATTGCAAAACTCATCAATGAAAAAGAGCATACCGATTTAAGTGAAAATGATGTTTACAATGCAAGAGTTGCTTTAGGTATTGAGCTGGAATACAATGAGGTTGATACCTGTGCCGCAGAATTTCCGGCACGTACGCCATATTTGTATAGTTCTACCAATATTACAAAACTGCCAAGGGTAGAAAAAGAGACCGACGAAGAGAAAGTACTCATTATCGGCGGCGGTCCAAACAGAATCGGCCAGGGAATCGAATTTGATTACTGCTGTGTCCATGCTGCCTTTGCTTTGAAAGATATGGGTATAAAGTCTATTATGTACAACTGCAACCCTGAAACAGTTTCTACCGATTATGATACCAGCGATATACTTTACTTTGAGCCAATTGATCTTGAGCACGTAAGGCAAGTGATCAAAGAGGAAAATCCAAGCGGAGTTATCGTCCATTTTG
This region of Nitratiruptor sp. YY08-10 genomic DNA includes:
- the carB gene encoding carbamoyl-phosphate synthase large subunit — translated: MPKREDIKTILLIGSGPIVIGQACEFDYSGTQAVKTLKSLGYRVVLINSNPATIMTDPGFADRTYIEPITEDVVYKIIQQEKVDAILPTMGGQTALNVAMSMYEKGMLEGVEFLGAKPEAIKKGEDRQAFKEAMLKIGMDLPKSRYAYSMEEAMEAAAEIGFPLIIRASYTLAGGGSGVAYNIDEFKTLAAKGLEASPINEILIEESLLGWKEYEMEVIRDKEDNCIIVCSIENLDPMGVHTGDSITVAPALTLTDKEYQRMRDASFAILREIGVDTGGSNVQFAVNPKTGRMIVIEMNPRVSRSSALASKATGYPIAKVATLLAVGYTLDEIENDITGTAASFEPTIDYIVTKIPRFTFEKFPMADSTLTTSMKSVGEVMAIGRTFKESIQKGLCSLETGLSGFEKIEADIDTIRREIRRPNEKRLLYVAQGFREGLSVEEIHELSKIDPWFLYQIEEIVAFEKQIDLDILQNEELLRRAKTYGFSDKMIAKLINEKEHTDLSENDVYNARVALGIELEYNEVDTCAAEFPARTPYLYSSTNITKLPRVEKETDEEKVLIIGGGPNRIGQGIEFDYCCVHAAFALKDMGIKSIMYNCNPETVSTDYDTSDILYFEPIDLEHVRQVIKEENPSGVIVHFGGQTPLKLAKPLTALGAKIVGTSAKVIDLAEDREKFSTFVAKNGLKQPPNGTAFTKEDALKIADEIGYPVLVRPSYVLGGRAMRIVYNENELKEYMDEAVSVSHESPVLIDKFLDHAIELDVDAISDGTNVYIGGIMQHIEEAGIHSGDSACSLPTVSIDEAILHEVENQTKKIALGLGVKGLLNIQYAIYKDEVYLIEVNPRASRTVPFVSKATGVPMAKVATRVMIKGDLKEALEFYDEYGIVDFSGEIFKPKLKSHISVKEAVFPFNKLPGADLILGPEMKSTGEVMGVSKSFGESFAKAQFAAGNRLATAGKLFLSLTDYDKPFAPKLAKTYIDLGFEIVATRGTHQILKDNGVESQLVLKISEGRPNIEDMIKNGEIAMAINTSDNKASKNDAKRIREQVLRHQIPYFTTVSAALVAAEAIRSLKEHDLQPKALQDYLNE